Genomic window (Verrucomicrobiota bacterium):
AATCGAACCGGGTCCCCGCTGGACGCCACCTTGTTGGTCCTGGACACCTCGGGGAAGGAGTTGGCGAAGAGCGAGGACTCGCATGGCTTGGATCCGTTTCTGGAGTTCATTCCACCCGAAGAAGGCGATTATGTGTTGAAGCTGCATGATTTGCGCTTTCAGGGTGGAGGGGACTACCGATACCGGCTCGTCGCCGGCGTGGTGCCCTATTTGGATCGGATTTTTCCGTTTGGAGGGCGGCGGGGAGCGACGGTGGATCTGGAGATGGCGGGCCGCAATCTCGAAGGGTCGGAGCGGGTCGCGTTGAACATCGCGTCCGATGCGCCGCTCGGGCGTCAGGACGTGCGAGCCCAGACCCGCCAAGGGTATTCCAATCCTCTCCCCTTCGAAGTGGGGGATTTGCCGGAAGCGCGGGAAACCGAACCGAATGACGCGACCGACAAAGCAAACTTTTTGGCCGTTCCCGGGGTGGCCAATGGGCGCGTCGGCACCACGGGCGATCAGGATCTTTATCGTTTCAAAAGCGGCAGCGATCAGACGCTGGTCTGCGAAGTGCAAGCGAGAAGGTTCGGTTCGGCCTTGGACGCGCTGTTGACGTTGATGGATGCGAAGGGCGGAGTGCTTCAACGCAATGACGACGCGGACGGGCCGGACGCCCGGATTCAATTCGATGCCAAGAAGGACACCGAATACCTGATTTCCATCAAGGATTTGACGGAACGGGGCGGGCCTGGTTTTGGCTACCGGCTTTCGATCAGGAATCCCGACACGCGTCCCGATTTTGCCGTGCGAGTGGTGGGCGCTCGTTACCGGATTTACCGGGGCGGTTCTGTGCCCATTCGTTGCGAGGTCGATCGCCGGAATGGGTTCGAGGGTTTGGTCCGGGTTTCGGCGGACAAGCTGCCGCGCGGAGTCTCGGTCACCCCGCTTGTCCTGGGGGCCGGTGCAAAATTCGGCTGGCTCCTGTTGACGGCCGCTTCGGATGCGGAACTGGGCTATCGTCCGCTCGCGCTCGCGGCGACTTCGGAACAAGGCGGGAAAATGCTGGCGCGCGATCCGCAACCTGCCGAGCAGGCATGGCTGACGGTGTTGGACGCGGCGCCCTTCGTGCTCAATGCGGCGCCCGGGGCGCTGGTGATCGACCAAAACGCCAAGGCTTCCGTGGAAGTCAGCGTGGTTCGCCAGGAGGGATTCCAAGGCGAAGTGAAGATTTCCGCCGAGGAGCTGCCGGGGGTGAAGGCTTCCGGCTTGACCTTGCCGCCCAACCAATCCCGCGGACGCCTGGAACTTGAGGTGAAGTATGACTCCGAGACGGGCACACGTCCGCTGGTATTGCGGGGGGAGGCCGCACACGAGGGATCTTCGGTGACGAACTACGCACCGCTGCCGGTGTCGATCACGACCCATCGCATCGCCATGTTTTTGACGGCCATGCTTCCCGGATCTCCTTTTTTCCGAACCGACGCCGTAAAACTGTCCGCCGTCGCCCTGCCGCCCGGTTCCGGTTCGCAGGCGAACAGCACGGAGTTTGTGGTGAAAGTGGATCGCCGGGACATGACGAACGAGATTGTTTTGCGGTTGGAAGGCTTGCCGGCGGGAGTCGAGGCGACGGTGGCCAATCTTGCCGCGGGTTCCAACGAAGCCACCATCCGGCTCTTGGTGACCGAAAAGGCGGCGGCGGGCAAGGATCACGAATTTGCCGTGCTCGGGGAAGTGACGCATGGGGACAGGATCTGGAAACAGAAGACCCAGCCCATTACCTTGAAAATCGAGGCACCGGCGAAAGAGGAAGCCGCCCCCGCCAAGGCCACCGCGGCCAAATCGGAATAATCATGTTGAACATCTGCTGGGAAAGCCGACGGACTTTGTTGAAGGCATGGGCTCGCGCTCTGATCCGGATGGCGGGGGCGCATGCTCTTGCGCTGGCGGCCATCGATTTGGAGGCGCAGCCGCAGGTGTCCTGGTGGAAGGATATCACGCCGATTTTCAAAAAGTCCTGCAACGGCTGCCATCATCCGGGAAAATTGAAGGGGGATGTGGACACCTCGACCTATGCGGGGTTTGCCAAGCCCGGCAAGCACGGCCCGAATTACAAGGCCGGAGATCCTGCCACATCGCTGGTCGTGGAGCAGATCACGGGCAAGGAACCCGACATGCCGAAGGAGGGCGAGCCGTTGTCCGCGGCGGAAGTCGCTCTCATCGAGCGCTGGATCAAGGAAGGTGCCAAAGATGACACGCCGCCTGATGCGTATTCGACCCGGTTGAAATCGCCTCCCGTTTATCGAAGCGCACCGGTGATTTCCTCGATTACGGTTTCGCCGGATGGCAAATGGATCGCGGTCTCTGGATATCACGAAGTGTTATTGCTGGAGCTGCCCTCGCTGGAGCTCAAGCATCGGCTGCTGGGAGAATCGCCGCGGGTCGAGTCGGTGGCCTTTGCCCCGGACTCGAAGCGGCTGGCGGTGAGCGGGGGTGCCCCGGCGCGATTCGGCGAGATCCAGATTTGGGAAGTGGAAACCGGCAAGGCCCTGCAAGCTTGGAAGATGGGCGGGGATTCCGTTTACGGGGTGTCGTGGTCTCCCGATGGAACTTCCGTCGCCTTCGGAGGGTCGGACAAATCGGTGCGTGTGTTTCAAGCATCCGACGGCAAGGAGACCATGAAGTTCGACAACCACAGCGACTGGGTGTTCCAGACTTCTTGGGTGGCCGGCGGCAAGCGGTTGCTGAGCGGAAGCCGGGACCGGGCCATGAAATTGATCCAGGTGGCCAACGGGCAGTTCATCGACGATATCAACAAATTGCTCGAACCGGTCGTGAGCATGGCCACTCATCCCAAAGAAGAATGGTCCGCGTACGGCGGCGCCAGTGGCGGACTGCGCGTTTACAAGATCAAGGAGAACCAGGAACGCACGGCGGCGAACCGGGATGTGAACTTGGTGAGGGAATTCGAGAAGCATCCCGGAGTGGTGCATGCGGTCGCCTGGAGTCCCGAAGGCCAATGGCTGGCGGCCGGGAATGAGCGAGGCGAAGTGCGAATCTACAAGTCCGAGGACGGCAAGAAATCGAGAACCTTGTCCGGCCATCAAGGGGCCGTGTTCGGTCTCGCCTTTTCCCCGGATGGCGCTGTGCTTTACACCGGTGGTTTCGACGGGCTTATCCGCGGATTCGACATGAAAGAAGGGAAACTCTTGGTGGTCATGACTCCGGTTCGCGTCGAGCCCATCTTGCAAGCCAGGGAAAAATAAATCCCGTCCGCCGGACAGGCCATCCACCGGGCAACGGCGTTTGAATCGACTTCCTGGCGGTCACACCCATCGCTTGAGCCAGGCCCATGCTTCGGCTTGCATGGCTTCGTTGAAGACATGGGGCGTGTCGTAAAGACGCGTGAGGCAACGGTCTTCCAGACCGGCCTTCCGGTAGCAAGCGTTCAGTTTGGCGAAGCTGGCCCGCACGCCGTCCAACTGGAAGAGCGCGTCCTGGCTGCCGTTGATCACCAGAATGGGGGTGGGCATGGCGAGGGTCGCGACGTCCGGGTAATCCAGGAAACGATAAAGGCCGGGAACCACTTTCGTGTGGCCGATGGTGTGGCGGATGTGTTTCTTCAATTGCCATGGAAACGAGGCCATCCACCCTACAATCACCGCGGCTTTGACCCGCGGATCCAGCGCCGACAGATGGCAGGAGCGCAGCCCTCCAACCGAGAGACCGACGCAACCGATGCGGCGGGGATCCACATCCGGCCGCGTCAGCAAGTAATCGACGGTGCGGACATCGTCCCAAAACATGACTCCCGGCCAGGTAAATCCCGCGGAGTAGATGGTCCGTCCCAGCAGTTGTTCGTTTTGCCCGGCGCGGCTGTTGAAAGCCTGAATGCGTTCGCGCGTGATGTCGGGCGGGCGCTGCCGCCAATCCTCGGGATCCTGATCGAGCAAGAGGCGGCGCTCACCCCAGTAAAACATGTCGATCACCACGACGATAAATCCCTGCTGGACCAGTTCGTTGGCGATGCTGCGTCCCCCGTAATACTGGCGCTTGAATTCGGACAACACCGGATGTTCTCCCGGCAGCGAGGTGATTTTCTCTTTGCCCCAGAAATAGAATCCCCCGTGATCATGGAGGGCCACGATGGCGGGAGCGCGCGGCAGTTTCTGCTTGGGAACCAGGACGAAGGCCGGCACCCGGAGGTCCGGAGTGGTGTTGAACTCGACTTTTTCACGCACGTAATCGCCGCCATCAACCCGTTCAAGAAGTCGGGGAGCTGGATCGACCGGCGGCGGATGATAGTGGAGCAATTCGCGGAGTTTGGCGCGCGCCTGTCTTTGCCAGGAACGCCGGGAACGGAATCGCGGTTGCAGAAACGACAACGGGAACTCGCCGCGGACCGCCTGGGATTCCACGAAGGGAAAAAGGCTACCGATGTCGGAGTCCATCGGAGAAGGGGTTGGCGCACCGGTCACGGTTTGGGCTTGAACCGGGGATTCCGCGAGCGAGGCGAGGCCGGCCAGAAGGGAAGACTCGAGAAAGGCGCGGCGGGATGGAAGAGGATCAGGATTCATTGTGGCGGGCGAAGGAGGTTTCCGGGTCGTTCGTGAGGCCGAGTTTCGAGGCACCCAGCATCATGGGCCGGAGGTTATACTCGCCCGTGCGCCGAAGCGAGCCTTGGAGGCGAGTCGTGCGAGTGGAGGATTCCCGCGCGGCTGGGTTTGCCGTCCGGATGCGCCGTGAACGGAGCGCTCCGACGGCTTCCGGACACACCGGATTTGTCGCCGTGCATCCCGAAGTTGTCTGGAGTGTGGCGCAGGCTGCCCAGCCTGCCGTATCGCCGACTGCCCGTCGGCCCGGCGGGTGAAGAGCGAAGCCCTTCCATGCTCTCCACGCGCCTGATTCCATTCGTCGCCCCGCAGGCTGGGCAGCCTGCGAAACAGCAGACAGGGCTGTCTGCGTTACCACGACAACCCGGTCACCGACAACCTCTGGAGGCACCGGATTTATCGCGGTGCATCCCGATGTTGCCGGTGATGCAGGTAGGGCGCGTCCGTCCCGGCGCGCCGCCGGAGCATGATGTTTTGCATCCCGTGGGCGGCGGGCTGGGACAGGCCCGCCCTACCAACAACATCGGGATACACGGGATTTTTCGGGGCGGCTTATTGGACGCTGGACATGCCGGAACGATCCTGGTTGCTTACGCCGATGCGCCAAACCATTGTCACGCTGGATCTGGAGGGGGTGTTGGTTCCCGAGATCTGGATCGCTTTCGCGGAAAAGACCGGAATCGCCGAATTGCGCCTCACGACCCGGGACGTGCCCGACTACGACGTGTTGATGCGGGGCCGGCTCGAAATTCTCGACCGGCATGGACTCAAGCTGAGGGACATTCAGGAGGTGATTGGAACGTTGCGGCCTTTGGAGGGGGCGAAGGCTTTTCTCGATGAATTACGATCCCTGAGCCAGGTCATCATCCTCTCCGACACCTTTGAACAATTTGCCCAGCCTTTGATGCAGCAGTTGGGCTGGCCCACTTTATTTTGCCATCGCCTGCAGGTGGAGAATGGGCGGATCGTGGGGTATCTCCTTCGACAACCGGATCAGAAGCGGAAATCCGTCGCGGCTCTCAAGGCGCTCAACTACAAGGTCATCGCGGCGGGTGATTCCTTCAACGACACGACGATGCTGGCGGAAGCGGACGCGGGCTTTTTGTTCCACGCGCCGGAGAGCATTCAAAAGCAGTTCCCTCAATTTCCGGCGATGGAAGAATACGGAGATTTGCTGGCGCGGATTCGAAAAGAGTGTGCGGGCACGGTCCAGCCTTCGAGTCCCTGAGGGGCCGGGCGATTGAACTTGATGAAGCGGGAACGGGGGACTGGCTAGACTTCGAAATCCACGACGGTGACGGCTTCGATGTGCGGGAGGGCGGCTGACTTGAACTTCTCGTGGTCGGGATGCGGGAGGTAGGCGTCGCGAGCGGCGCTGTCCTGGAACGTCATGATCATGGCGTGGGTGTAGCCTTGACTGAGACCTTCCGGACTGTTGTTCGGGCCCGACACGAAATTCTCGATGCCTGGGATCGTTTCGGTGATATCGAGCAAGTGGGCGAAGATTTCGTCGATTTTCTCGGGCGTGGTCTCCGGCTTAAACTTGAACAACGCGATGTGTTGAACTTTCGACATGTGGCTTGTTGGTCTGGTGTTTCTCCGCCCAATCCCCTTCGCGCACGTCCTTCCAACTCTTCGCAAGGCCATGCCTCCGTTGGGGGTCTGAACTGGCTGGCATTATGGCTTGGGTCAGGTCAAAGTCAAACTCCCTGGCCGCACTTTTCTCGGTGCAGCCCGATGTTGCCGGTGATGCAGGTAGGGCGCGTCCGTCCCGGCGCGCCGCCGGAGTATGATGTGTTGCATCCCGTGGGCGGCGGGCTGGGACAGGCCCGCCCTACCAACAACATCGGGATACACGGCACTTTTCTCATCTGTTTTGGGGTGCCATCATCGAATCAAAGTCTGCCTCAGCGGCATGCAGATGGTGCGGGTCCCCTCGGCAAGCATGTGTCGCCGCGCCAAACGGCAATGGCCGTCTCCAGGTTGAAAGCCGGCGAGCAACTCGAGTCCTGGATTCAACCCGCGCTGGGGTTCAATCCCAACGCCAAGGCTCCCAAACGTCGCCAGAGGATCGAGGACAGCACCTTATCCCGCAT
Coding sequences:
- the thrH gene encoding bifunctional phosphoserine phosphatase/homoserine phosphotransferase ThrH, whose protein sequence is MRQTIVTLDLEGVLVPEIWIAFAEKTGIAELRLTTRDVPDYDVLMRGRLEILDRHGLKLRDIQEVIGTLRPLEGAKAFLDELRSLSQVIILSDTFEQFAQPLMQQLGWPTLFCHRLQVENGRIVGYLLRQPDQKRKSVAALKALNYKVIAAGDSFNDTTMLAEADAGFLFHAPESIQKQFPQFPAMEEYGDLLARIRKECAGTVQPSSP
- a CDS encoding Dabb family protein; translated protein: MALRRVGRTCAKGIGRRNTRPTSHMSKVQHIALFKFKPETTPEKIDEIFAHLLDITETIPGIENFVSGPNNSPEGLSQGYTHAMIMTFQDSAARDAYLPHPDHEKFKSAALPHIEAVTVVDFEV